From the Sphingomonas phyllosphaerae 5.2 genome, one window contains:
- a CDS encoding penicillin-binding protein activator: MAEAIGRSQWSNALSRLVTVTGALLLAACSTVVPRGPVQNAPTAPVAPPVRDTAPEVVNGLPQDVARNRVALLVPLTGSNGGVGRSLANATQLALLDTRNQQVRITSYDTATGAGAAAARAIREGAQLILGPLLAEDVRAVAPIARAAKVPVLSFSNDTGVAGNGAYVLGYAPAQAIERVVAYARGRGVDNFGGLVPNALYGSRASTAFLRAVEQAGGRVVSLQTYDRGPGALGVAVQRMAKDAPFGAVLIADGASTAATAVPLVRRSSPSTQILGTELWNSDGAARSSAALNGAWFASVPDTLYRQYARNYRARFNAAPYRLSSLGYDSVLLVVRIARDWRPGTPFPESRLRDDDGFSGIDGAFRFGRDNVAERALEVQEVRGGDTVTVSPAPTGFGK; this comes from the coding sequence ATGGCAGAGGCGATCGGGCGTTCGCAATGGTCGAACGCATTATCGCGGCTGGTCACCGTCACGGGGGCGCTGTTGCTGGCGGCCTGTTCGACGGTGGTGCCGCGCGGGCCGGTGCAGAATGCGCCGACCGCCCCGGTCGCACCGCCGGTGCGGGACACCGCGCCGGAGGTGGTGAACGGCCTGCCGCAGGACGTCGCGCGCAACCGTGTCGCGCTGCTGGTGCCGTTGACCGGCAGCAACGGCGGGGTCGGACGGAGCCTTGCCAATGCCACGCAGCTCGCGCTGCTCGATACCCGCAACCAGCAGGTGCGGATCACCAGCTACGATACCGCGACCGGCGCGGGCGCCGCGGCGGCACGCGCGATCCGCGAAGGCGCGCAGCTGATCCTCGGCCCGCTGCTGGCCGAGGACGTGCGCGCGGTCGCGCCGATCGCACGCGCCGCGAAGGTGCCGGTGCTGTCGTTCTCGAACGACACCGGCGTGGCCGGGAACGGCGCCTATGTGCTGGGCTATGCCCCGGCGCAGGCGATCGAGCGCGTCGTCGCCTATGCGCGTGGCCGCGGTGTCGACAATTTCGGCGGGCTGGTGCCGAACGCGCTGTACGGCAGCCGCGCGTCCACCGCCTTCCTGCGCGCGGTGGAGCAGGCTGGCGGGCGCGTCGTCTCGTTGCAGACCTACGACCGCGGGCCGGGCGCGCTGGGCGTCGCGGTGCAGCGGATGGCGAAGGATGCGCCGTTCGGGGCGGTGCTGATCGCCGATGGCGCATCGACCGCCGCCACCGCGGTGCCGCTGGTGCGGCGCAGCAGCCCGTCGACGCAGATCCTGGGCACCGAGCTGTGGAACTCGGACGGCGCGGCGCGATCGTCGGCGGCGCTGAACGGGGCGTGGTTCGCCAGCGTGCCGGACACGCTGTACCGCCAATATGCGCGCAATTACCGCGCGCGCTTCAATGCCGCGCCCTACCGGCTGTCGAGCCTCGGCTACGATTCGGTGCTGCTGGTGGTGCGGATCGCGCGCGACTGGCGACCGGGCACGCCGTTTCCGGAGAGCCGGCTGCGCGACGACGACGGCTTCTCGGGCATCGACGGCGCGTTCCGCTTCGGGCGCGACAACGTCGCCGAGCGTGCGCTGGAGGTGCAGGAGGTCCGCGGTGGCGACACGGTGACGGTGTCGCCGGCGCCGACCGGGTTCGGGAAGTAA
- a CDS encoding isopenicillin N synthase family dioxygenase: MLDTPAAEVPTLSLADEARDPAAFAAALGGSFERFGFAIVADHGVPQPLIERAWAETAALFALPEEEKRRYHTPGGGGARGYTPFKTEIAKDARHVDLKEFWHVGRELPAGHRFADQMAPNIWPDRPEGFRATFIDLFAAFDRAGDRLLAAIARHLGLAPDWFDPAVKDGNSVLRLLHYPPIPADAEGVRAGAHEDINLITLLLGAEEAGLELLDRASGQWLAVKPPEGAMVVNVGDMLQRLTNHVLPSTTHRVVNPPPERRGHSRYSMPFFLHPAPDFLIETLPQTISAANPNRYPEPITAHGYLHQRLVEIGLIKP; the protein is encoded by the coding sequence ATGCTCGATACGCCCGCCGCCGAAGTCCCGACGCTCAGCCTTGCCGACGAAGCGCGCGATCCCGCCGCATTCGCCGCCGCGCTGGGCGGTTCGTTCGAGCGCTTCGGCTTCGCGATCGTCGCTGACCACGGCGTGCCGCAGCCGCTGATCGAGCGTGCCTGGGCCGAGACCGCCGCACTGTTCGCGCTGCCCGAGGAGGAGAAGCGCCGCTATCACACGCCGGGCGGCGGCGGCGCGCGTGGTTACACGCCGTTCAAGACCGAGATCGCCAAGGATGCGCGCCACGTCGATCTCAAGGAGTTCTGGCACGTCGGTCGCGAATTGCCGGCCGGCCACCGCTTCGCCGATCAGATGGCACCCAATATCTGGCCCGATCGCCCGGAAGGCTTCCGCGCGACGTTCATCGACCTGTTCGCTGCCTTCGACCGCGCCGGGGACCGTTTGCTCGCCGCGATCGCGCGCCATCTCGGCCTCGCTCCCGACTGGTTCGATCCGGCGGTGAAGGACGGCAATTCGGTGCTGCGGCTGCTCCATTATCCCCCGATCCCGGCCGATGCGGAGGGCGTGCGCGCCGGCGCGCACGAGGACATCAACCTCATCACGCTGCTGCTCGGCGCCGAGGAAGCGGGCCTCGAACTGCTCGACCGCGCCTCGGGCCAGTGGCTGGCGGTAAAGCCGCCGGAGGGGGCGATGGTCGTCAACGTCGGCGACATGCTGCAACGGCTGACCAACCACGTCCTGCCCTCGACCACGCACCGCGTCGTCAACCCGCCGCCCGAGCGCCGCGGCCATTCGCGCTATTCGATGCCGTTCTTCCTGCACCCCGCGCCCGATTTCCTGATCGAGACGCTGCCGCAGACGATCTCCGCGGCGAACCCGAACCGCTATCCCGAGCCGATCACCGCGCATGGTTACCTCCACCAGCGGCTGGTCGAGATCGGGCTGATCAAGCCATGA
- a CDS encoding phosphoribosyltransferase has product MTMPILTAVTHADLISDVRALAALIDRDAAWRPTLLVGVGRGGLVPAVYLSHAAGVPMESVDYSGHDDARVAPAITRLAALTRDGARLLFVDDINDSGRTIAQLRTLLEQAGAPRGAVRFATLIDNRGSAARVEWAARTIDRAVTKDWFVFPWEALAPATSIAADVAAVPERTA; this is encoded by the coding sequence ATGACGATGCCGATCCTTACCGCCGTCACCCATGCCGACCTGATTTCCGACGTCCGCGCGCTGGCCGCGCTGATCGACCGCGACGCCGCCTGGCGCCCCACGCTGCTGGTCGGCGTCGGGCGCGGCGGGTTGGTGCCGGCGGTGTACCTCAGCCATGCCGCCGGGGTGCCGATGGAGTCGGTCGATTATTCCGGACATGACGATGCGCGCGTCGCGCCGGCGATCACGCGGTTGGCGGCGTTGACGCGTGACGGTGCGCGATTGCTGTTCGTCGACGACATCAACGATTCGGGGCGCACGATCGCCCAGTTGCGGACGCTGCTGGAACAGGCCGGCGCACCGCGCGGCGCAGTCCGCTTTGCGACGCTGATCGACAACCGTGGCTCCGCGGCGCGCGTCGAGTGGGCGGCGCGGACGATCGACCGCGCGGTGACCAAGGACTGGTTCGTGTTCCCGTGGGAAGCGCTGGCCCCTGCGACGTCGATCGCGGCGGATGTGGCGGCGGTGCCGGAGCGGACCGCCTGA
- a CDS encoding DNA primase yields MRNFAMGGHQVHGQGSGDDGYDEEGYDESQRAEILEATRDGPGDGTIIVDLDPDIGSDDDEEDEDELVMTDDQVATVDGEADADDADVEEDEVQEEFDDGSVEDDELDDRDDTALRP; encoded by the coding sequence ATGAGGAACTTCGCGATGGGCGGGCATCAGGTGCATGGCCAGGGTTCGGGCGACGACGGTTATGACGAGGAAGGCTATGACGAGAGTCAGCGCGCCGAGATCCTGGAGGCGACGCGCGACGGGCCGGGTGACGGCACGATCATCGTCGACCTCGATCCCGACATCGGCAGCGACGACGACGAGGAGGACGAGGACGAGCTGGTCATGACCGACGACCAGGTCGCGACCGTCGACGGCGAGGCGGACGCCGACGATGCCGACGTCGAGGAAGACGAAGTCCAGGAAGAGTTCGACGACGGTAGCGTCGAGGACGACGAACTCGACGACCGCGACGACACGGCGCTGCGCCCGTAA
- a CDS encoding polymer-forming cytoskeletal protein — translation MRDLSGIVTGAIRLDHDGEISGIVSGDITVAAGCRALISGMIRGDITAEPGAEVVITGIVNGAVHAEGATVHVTGIVTLP, via the coding sequence ATGAGGGACCTGTCGGGCATCGTCACCGGCGCGATCCGGCTCGACCACGATGGCGAGATATCGGGCATCGTCAGCGGCGACATCACGGTCGCCGCCGGCTGCCGCGCGCTGATCTCCGGCATGATACGCGGCGACATCACCGCCGAGCCGGGCGCGGAGGTGGTGATCACCGGCATCGTCAACGGCGCGGTTCACGCCGAAGGCGCCACGGTGCACGTGACGGGAATCGTGACGCTGCCGTAA